The genomic interval TTTCAAAGTCATAGCTGCTCCATTCGCTGTTGGGCCCCCGGTCAAACCGTCGTTCCACCAGTTGCAGGCATCGCTGTATGTAATCTGTTTCTAAATTGTTTTCCATTTGATAATTAGTTTGTTAGCTTCCTGAACAGACTTGCACCAACTTGAACTCCCGCTGAATTGTCATCAAGTTACTTATTATTCAGTTTTGCCCCATTATCATTTGAAAACTTAAAACAACAGACCATGTACAAGACATTCAGCCTCCTTTTCCTGCTCCTGTTCACGATGCAGTTGATGGCACAGCAGAAAGACGGAAAACGCCCGGGTAGATCCATGTCATCCCCGGCTATTATTAATGTGGCTATGAAAGCAGATAACTGGGACATCGCCCCCAATGTAGCGGAACTCATCACCTGGCACTCCGTTCCGGCATTGAAGGGCCTGGGTGGAAAAGGCTCGGCGGTGCTGAAGGACGTCGACTTTTCAGACGGGACGATTGAATACGATATGGAGCCCGTTGAGAACGGCTTCGCTACCATTTTTTTCAGACAGGCTTCGGCGGAGGAAAGGGAATGCTTTTACTTCCGTACTTATGTTGCCGGCAATAGTGCTGCAATAGACGCTATCCAGTATGCCCCTTACCTGGGTAGCGTTAACATGTGGGATATGATGCCTTATTACCAGGGCAATGCCGGTTTCCAGCGTGAAAAATGGAACCATGTCAAACTGGTGATCGCTGGGAAACAGATGTGGGTGTATGTCAATGATATGTCCCGCCCTGCATTGAAAGTGCCCCGCCTCGAGGGCAGTACGGAACATGGCAGCATCGCTTTTGAGGGGAAAGGAGCTATCTTTTCCAACCTGGTGATTAAACCCGGACAGACGGAAGGGCTTTCTCCGCTGGAAGGCCCTGACCCTACCGACAATGATCCGCGTTACCTCCGGGAATGGAAGATCAGTCAGCCGCTTGCAACAAAAGACGTCGACTTCAGTAATACATTCATGCCGGGTAAGGATGCCGCCTGGGAAGACATCTGGGCGGAAAGAAGGGGACTGGTGAACCTGACAAGGAAATTCGGACCGAGCCGTGAGCGCCGTATCGTATGGCTGAAGACCAACATCCATGTGGACAAAGATCA from Chitinophaga filiformis carries:
- a CDS encoding DUF1080 domain-containing protein, translated to MYKTFSLLFLLLFTMQLMAQQKDGKRPGRSMSSPAIINVAMKADNWDIAPNVAELITWHSVPALKGLGGKGSAVLKDVDFSDGTIEYDMEPVENGFATIFFRQASAEERECFYFRTYVAGNSAAIDAIQYAPYLGSVNMWDMMPYYQGNAGFQREKWNHVKLVIAGKQMWVYVNDMSRPALKVPRLEGSTEHGSIAFEGKGAIFSNLVIKPGQTEGLSPLEGPDPTDNDPRYLREWKISQPLATKDVDFSNTFMPGKDAAWEDIWAERRGLVNLTRKFGPSRERRIVWLKTNIHVDKDQSRKMNLGFSDEVWVFINGKYLYVDKNLYGQPLSKFPDGRCSIENTSFNVPLKEGDNELLIGLANSFFGWGLVARLDEY